GTGGCCCAGGGTCTCGTCGTTCTCGGCCCAGTAATCCAGGATCGGCCGGCGATACAGCCAGATCATGTTCGGCATCGGCGCGATGTCCTGGCTGGAGCGCTGCGGCAGGCCGATGCCCTGGAACAGCCCGAGCAGGTCGTATTCGGTCTGGGCGCCGAGCTCATCCAGCACCTCGTCGGTCGGGAAGTCGTCGACGCGGATGATCACGCCCTCGCACAGGGCGCGAAACTCCCGCGGCAGCTTGCCGAACATCTCGTGCGCCATCTCCTCGAACTCGGCGAGCGAGGGCGCCTTGGCGGTGATCCACATGGTGGCGTTGTAGGGGATGGCGGGGCGTTCGGCAAAGGCGGCAGATTGCTGCGGTTGACGGCGGCGCGCCGATCGGGGACTTTGCCGGCGGCGACACGGGGACGGGGCGGTTGTGATGATCCGACGGATGACCAACACGGCGGGGCTGGCGGCAGCGGCGCTGGCCGCAGCGCTGCTGCTGCAGGCCGCGGAACCGGCGCAGGCGCAGACATCCCGGCCGCAGGCTTCGGCCGCCGCCGCGCCCCTGACCGATATGTCCGCGCAAGAGCGGCGCCCGCCGCGCCGGCTGCGGATCTATCCGCGCGTGGCCCCGGGCGACGACGTCTATCCGCGCTATTTTCCCGGCCGCAATGCCGTGCGCGAATGCACCGCGACCTATGTGCAGGAATATCGCCCGAGCGGAACCGTGATCACGCCGCGGATGAACTGTTACTGGCGCCGCGGCTGACAAGCACCGCCACGCCGGCCGCGCTGGTCTTCGCGCGCATCCCGTCGCGAGACGCGTAGCAGCGGAACTGTTGCTGGCGCACGCTTCAATTCTCCCGATCTCAGGAACCACGGCGACACTCTGCGCATTCACCAGCGCGGGACGCATTCACTCCGCATTCACGCCACGCGCCTCAGCATGATCACGAGCGACGCCGGTCGCTCTGCGGTGATCGACACCAAGCCGCATCACGCTGGACGAAGCGCATCTCGAACCAAGGAACTGATCAATGAAGATTCTGAAGCTCTCCGGTCTCGCCGCCATCGCGGGATTGCTGCTGATCGCCGCCCCGGCCGATCGCGCGCAGGCCGCGCCGATGTCGAGCGCCGGGCTCGCCACCACGGTTCAGCGCGACGTGATCCCCGAAGCCAGCGAAGTGCAGTACCGTCATCACCGCGGCTATCGGCATCACCCTCGCTACCGCCACCACCGCGCCTACCGCCGTCACATGCATCGCCCGCACCGGCACTACGGGCCGCGCCACCATTATCGCCGCCACTGGCGTTGATCGCCGCGCGAATCTGAACCTCTTGTTCAGCAAACAGGCCCGTTGTTCGGGCCTGTTTGTGTTTCGGCTGTCGCGATGACGCGCGTCGCGCTACCATGACGGCAATGCGATCGGTCATGCGGCGGAGGATGATGCGATGCGATGTTGGATAGCAGCAACGATCGTTGCGGCCGTGCTCGGCGCGATGCCGGAAGTGGTGATGCCGGCAGTGGCGGCGCAGCCCTCGACGGTGAGCGCACCGCGCGCCGCACAGGCCGGCGAGGCGCGCGCGATGGCCGCGACCGAGTTCAGCGCGCGGCATCGCGGCCGCGCCCATGCGCATCGCCAGGCCCGGCGATTCGCGCATCGGCATCCTCGCCGGGGCGCGCATCAGCGCTACGTCGCGCCGCGCTACGACGGGCGCCCCTCTTACTATCGTCCGTACGATATGGCGCCGTTCTTCCCGTTCGGCTTCGGCGGCTACGGCCTCCAGCCATCCTGGTAAGCGCCACGGGCTGATCGGCGTAGCAAGCCGGCGCGCTGCCGCCGGCGCCTATTCATGGCGCGTTCAGTTTGCGCCTCCTAGCCTGCGCGTGGGAGCGACAAAACCAATTCGTCAGCGCGCCGCGTGACGGCGCCGGGGGAGCGCCGATGATTGCGCCTGCGAGAATCCTCACACCACGCCGTTCCGATCGGACCACACTGCTGAGCCGGATCGGCTCGATCGCGGTCGCGACCGTCGCGGCTCTGGCCGTCTCGATCGCCGCCGCGCCGCGCGCGCAGGCGCTGTCGCCGGCGAGCCCGGCCACCGCCACCACCAGCAAGGTCGCGACCGAGACCCCGATTCCCGTGGTGGGTCAGATCGGCGGCGGCGGTCATCGCGGCGGCGGAGGCTTTCATGGCGGTGGTGGCTTCCGCGGCGGCGGAGTTCATCATGGCGGCGGGTTCCGCGGCGGCGGTTTCCGCCCGGCATTCCACGGCGGCGGCTATCGCGGCGGCGGTCACATCGGACGCGGCCCGATCGTCCATCAACGGCAGTTCTACGGCGGCCCGCGCTTCGTCGGTCCGCGACACTTCGGTCCGCGTCACTACGGCTATCGGCCGCATTACGGCGTCCGTCGGCACTATGTCCGCCCGCGCGTCTACGGCTATTACGGGCCGCGCTACTACGCGCCGGTGTATTACGGCCCGCGCTACTACGCCCCGCGCCGGTTCTGCCGCATCGTCTACACTTATTACGGCCCGCGTCGCGTCTGCAAATTGCGGCCGTGGCGGCACCACCACCGCCACCACCGCGCCTGGCGGGTGTACTGGTAGCTCACAGCGACCGCTGAAACCGCAACAGGCGCCCGAGGGGCGCCTGTTGTGTTTCATCCCATCATCGCTCCGACCGTCACCGCCGGACTTGATTCGGCGGTCCATCGCTCTTCTGAAGAGCGGTTGCCGGGTCGAGCCCGGCAATGATTGCGTTGCTCAGCGCCAGTCGCGGATGTCGACGAAGTGGCCGGCGATCGCCGCCGCCGCCGCCATCGCAGGCGACACCAGATGGGTGCGGCCCTTGAAGCCCTGACGGCCTTCGAAATTGCGGTTCGAGGTCGAGGCGCAGCGCTCTTCCGGGGCGAGCTTGTCGGGGTTCATGGCGAGGCACATCGAGCAGCCCGGCTCACGCCATTCGAAGCCGGCCTTGACGAAGATCTTGTCCAGCCCCTCGGCCTCGGCCTGTTCCTTCACCAGCCCGGAGCCCGGCACGATGATGGCGTTGACATTGGCGTTGACGGTCTTGCCCTCGGCGACCTTGGCGGCGGCGCGCAGATCCTCGATCCGGCCGTTGGTGCAGGAACCGATGAACATCCGGTCGATCTTGATGTCGGTGATCTTCGTCCCCGGCGTCAGCCCCATATAGGCCAGCGCGCGCTCTTTGGAGAGCCGCTTGGCCTCGTCGGCGATGTCGGCCGGGTTCGGCACCTTTCCGGTGACCGAGATGACGTCTTCGGGCGAGGTGCCCCAGGTCACGATCGGCGGCAGCGCTGCGGCATCGAGCCGGAGTTCGTGGTCGAAATGCGCGCCCTCGTCGGAACGCAGCGTGTCCCAATAGCGCATCGCGGCGTCCCAATGGGCGCCGGTCGGCGCCATCGGGCGGCCCTTCAAGTACGCATAGGCCTTCTCATCGGGCGCGATCAGGCCGGCGCGGGCGCCGCCTTCGATCGACATGTTGCAGACCGTCATGCGGCCTTCCATCGACAGCGCGCGGATCGCATCGCCGGCGTATTCCAGCACGTAGCCGGTGCCACCCGCGGTGCCGATCTCGCCGATGATGGCCAGGATGATGTCCTTGGCGGTGACGCCGTCCGGCAGATCGCCGTCGACGGTCACGCGCATGTTCTTGGCCTTCTTCTGGATCAGCGTCTGGGTGGCGAGGACGTGCTCGACCTCGGAGGTGCCGATGCCGTGCGCCAGCGCGCCGAACGCGCCATGCGTCGAGGTGTGGCTGTCGCCGCAGACGATGGTGGTGCCGGGCAGCGTGAAGCCCTGCTCCGGGCCGATGACGTGGACCACGCCCTGCCGCTTGTCGAACTCGTTGTAGTAGGTGACGCCGAAGTCGCGGGCGTTCTCGGCCAGAGCGGCGATCTGCTCGGCGCTCTCCGGATCCGGATTAGGCTTGGAGCGATCGGTGGTCGGCACGTTGTGATCGACCACCGCCAGCGTCTTCTCCGGCGCATGGACCTTGCGGCCGGCGGTGCGCAGCCCTTCGAAGGCCTGCGGGCTGGTCACTTCGTGCACCAGATGACGGTCGATATACAGCAGGCAGGTGCCGTCCTCGGCCTCGTGCACCAGATGGTCGTTCCAGATCTTGTCGTACAGCGTGGTGGGTTTTGCAGCGGACATCGTGTCAGTCCTCGAACCGGAATTTGAAGCGGAGTTTGGGAAGCGTGCGTCGCATCAGCGCGACAACCGCGCGAAAGCGTTTGCGCTCAGGCCGCGAGCGCCGACGTCGTCAGCCGCCCGAAGAACCGCCATGGCAGGCGGCTGCGGTCGTCGAGTACGATCGGCAAGGTGGGCGGGCTGTCTGGAAACATTCCATCCATATAGCACGTCAGGCGCGGCCGACAATGTACCGAGGTCGCGCGCGCCGGCACGGCAGCCGCAACAAAAAAGCGCGACCCGAAGGCCGCGCTATCTGTCACCCGGATGGGGGTGGAATTACTCGGCGGCGCCGGCGGCGACCTTGGCCGGGCGGTCCTGCTTCTTTTCGACGATGCGGGCCGATTTGCCGCGCAGGTTGCGCAGGTAATACAGCTTGGCGCGACGCACCTTGCCGCGGCGCACCACCTTGATCGAGTCGATCATCGGGGACAGCAGCGGGAACACGCGCTCGACGCCTTCGCCGTAGGAAATCTTGCGGACGGTGAAGCTCTCGTTGATGCCGCCGCCGGAGCGGCCGATGCAGACGCCCTCATAGGCCTGCACGCGCGAGCGCTCGCCTTCGACGACCTTCACGTTGACGATGACGGTGTCGCCGGGGCCGAATTCCGGAATCGTCTTGCCGGCGGACAGCTTGTCGAACTGCTCTTTTTCGAGCGTCTGAATGAGGTTCATCGGTAACTCTCCATCGGCGGCGCGCCCGACCATCCCGGCGCGGGCTGCGCGAAGATCACTGTCCTGCCATTGCACGGATTTGCCGGTGCTATACGGCAATCCTGGGGGTTTGTCACCCGTCCGTCTTGTTTTTTGGCGTTTTTTGCGATTCGCCTTTTGCGGGGGCGTTTGCGGCGGGTCTTGCCACAGATCTTGCGGCCCACAAATCAGGCCGGCGCGCCCGGGTCAGCGCCTCGGCCTCGGCCTGCCGCCAGGCGGCGACCTTGGCGTGGTCGCCCGAGGTCAGGATCTCGGGGATCGGACGGCCCTCGAAACTCTTCGGCCTTGTGTATTGCGGATATTCCAGCAACCCGGCCGAAAAGCTCTCCTCGGCCGAGGAATCGAGCTTGCCCATCACCCCGGGCAGCAGCCGGACGCAGGCATCGATCAGCGCCAGCGCGGCGATCTCGCCGCCGGACAGCACGTAGTCGCCGATCGAGACCTCCTCCAGGTTCCGGGCGTCGATCACGCGCTGGTCGATGCCCTCGAACCGGCCGCAGACGATCAGCGGGCCGGGCCCAGCCGCCAGTTCCGCGACGCGCGCCTGGGTCAATGGCCGACCGCGCGGGCTCATCACCAGCCGGGGACGGCCCGGCACAGGATCGGCGGCGTCGATCGCCGCCGCCAGCACGTCGGCGCGCAGCACCATGCCGGGCCCGCCGCCGGCCGGGGTGTCGTCGACGCTACGGTGTCGGTCAGTGGCCGAGTCGCGGATGTCGCGCGCCTCCAGCGCCCACAGCCCGGCCGCCAGCCCCCGCCCCGCCAGGCTGACGCCGAGCGGCCCGGGAAACATCTCCGGAAACAGCGTGAGGACGGTGGCGCGCCAGGTCATGTGTAGGCCGTGCAGCGAATTCGGACGTCATGCCCGGACTTGATCCGGGCATCCATCGCCTTCGCAAGAAGATGGATCGCCGGGTCAAGCCCGGCGATGACGATCATAAGTGTTGCGACGCGTCCGCGAAACAATGCCGCCTCGCGCCTCACGCCTCCGGATGGTTCGGCGTGTCGCCCTCGATCTCGGCGGGCAGTTCGATGATCACCTGCCCGGCGGCGAGGTCGACCGTCGGCACCACCGCGTTGGTGAACGGCAGCAGCAGCGTCGGGCCGGAAGCCGGCGCGATCTCGATGATGTCGCCGGCGCCGAAATTGTGGATCGCCAGCACGCGGCCGAGCGGCTCGCCGGACGTCGTGATCGCCGGCAGGCCGATCAGGTCGGCGTGATAGTACTCGTCGTCCTCGGTCGGCGGCAGGGCGTCGCGCGGCACATACAGTTCGAGGCCGTTGAGGCGCACCGCCTCGTCGCGCGTGGTGACGCCCTTCAGCGTCACCACCAGATGATCCTTGGCGGCGCGCGCGGTGGCGATCTCGAACGAGCGTGTGCCGTCCTTGGTCGACAGCGGGCCGTAGTCGCCGACGGCGAGCGGATCGGCGGTGAAGCTCCACAGCCGCATCGCGCCGCGCACGCCGTGCGGCGCGCCGATTCGCGCGACGCAGACTTGCCGGGCGACGGAAATCGGCCCGGACGGCATCCGCGCTTACTTCTTGGCGGCGGCTTCGGCGGCGGCCTTGCGCTCCTTGCGCGGCACCGCCTTTTCGGGATTGTTGCGGGCTTCGCGCTTCTTGACGCCGGTGATGTCGAGGAAGCGGGCGACGCGGTCGGACGGCTGCGCACCCTTGGCGAGCCAATCCTTGACCTTGTCGAGGTCGAGCTTGAGGCGCGCCTCGTTGTCCTTCGCCATCAGCGGATTGAAGTAACCGAGCCGCTCGATGAAGCGGCCGTCGCGGGGAAAGCGCGAATCGGCGACGACGACGTGATAGAACGGGCGCTTCTTGGTACCAGCGCGCGCGAGGCGGATGACGACGGACATTAACGTATTTCTCCTTTGGGTTGGAACGGCGCGCAACTATTAGGAATTTGATCGAGTTGGCGCTGAAGGTTTGATTGCTGAGATTCTAGAATTCTCTTGCTTGGTCGAATGAAGTCATTCTTCACACGGTTCCACTCTGACTTCATTACCAAGCGACTGATTGCCTGCATCTCATCCAAGTGAAGCTGCGCTCGTTCCACGAGGTCTCGCGCTCCGTTCGAAATATATGCTGCGCAGCCGCGAGACTGAGCCATAGAATCCAGCAGTCGCTGCGACACTGCCTCTCCATGATTTACTTTCATGGAGATATAGCTCTCGGTTCGCATCAGATCCGAATTCAGTTGCCTGAGAAGCATCTCCCGCTCCTTAGTAACTGAAGTATCAGCCTCGTTCATAATCCGATGCATCGTACCGACGAACTCAGCAAGTTTATTCCTAAGATCGTCGATCCAAGCCTCGCGCATTTCGGCAAGCTTTTGCGAGCCACTGCGCCTTGATGCCCATACGGAAACGCTAGCTGAGACCACCGAAGCTCCGATCGAGGCAAGGGCGGATATGATCGGAACTGCCAGATTAGAGGCGGATTCAAACATGTCATTTCTTCTTCCCGAACAGGCCGCCGAGGCCGGGCAGGGTCGGCTTGCCGGAAAGACCCGTG
The DNA window shown above is from Rhodopseudomonas palustris HaA2 and carries:
- the trmD gene encoding tRNA (guanosine(37)-N1)-methyltransferase TrmD encodes the protein MTWRATVLTLFPEMFPGPLGVSLAGRGLAAGLWALEARDIRDSATDRHRSVDDTPAGGGPGMVLRADVLAAAIDAADPVPGRPRLVMSPRGRPLTQARVAELAAGPGPLIVCGRFEGIDQRVIDARNLEEVSIGDYVLSGGEIAALALIDACVRLLPGVMGKLDSSAEESFSAGLLEYPQYTRPKSFEGRPIPEILTSGDHAKVAAWRQAEAEALTRARRPDLWAARSVARPAANAPAKGESQKTPKNKTDG
- the leuC gene encoding 3-isopropylmalate dehydratase large subunit, whose protein sequence is MSAAKPTTLYDKIWNDHLVHEAEDGTCLLYIDRHLVHEVTSPQAFEGLRTAGRKVHAPEKTLAVVDHNVPTTDRSKPNPDPESAEQIAALAENARDFGVTYYNEFDKRQGVVHVIGPEQGFTLPGTTIVCGDSHTSTHGAFGALAHGIGTSEVEHVLATQTLIQKKAKNMRVTVDGDLPDGVTAKDIILAIIGEIGTAGGTGYVLEYAGDAIRALSMEGRMTVCNMSIEGGARAGLIAPDEKAYAYLKGRPMAPTGAHWDAAMRYWDTLRSDEGAHFDHELRLDAAALPPIVTWGTSPEDVISVTGKVPNPADIADEAKRLSKERALAYMGLTPGTKITDIKIDRMFIGSCTNGRIEDLRAAAKVAEGKTVNANVNAIIVPGSGLVKEQAEAEGLDKIFVKAGFEWREPGCSMCLAMNPDKLAPEERCASTSNRNFEGRQGFKGRTHLVSPAMAAAAAIAGHFVDIRDWR
- a CDS encoding metallopeptidase family protein, yielding MWITAKAPSLAEFEEMAHEMFGKLPREFRALCEGVIIRVDDFPTDEVLDELGAQTEYDLLGLFQGIGLPQRSSQDIAPMPNMIWLYRRPILDYWAENDETLGHIVSHVLIHEIGHHFGLSDDDMEEIEAQVAD
- the rpsP gene encoding 30S ribosomal protein S16, yielding MSVVIRLARAGTKKRPFYHVVVADSRFPRDGRFIERLGYFNPLMAKDNEARLKLDLDKVKDWLAKGAQPSDRVARFLDITGVKKREARNNPEKAVPRKERKAAAEAAAKK
- the rimM gene encoding ribosome maturation factor RimM (Essential for efficient processing of 16S rRNA) → MPSGPISVARQVCVARIGAPHGVRGAMRLWSFTADPLAVGDYGPLSTKDGTRSFEIATARAAKDHLVVTLKGVTTRDEAVRLNGLELYVPRDALPPTEDDEYYHADLIGLPAITTSGEPLGRVLAIHNFGAGDIIEIAPASGPTLLLPFTNAVVPTVDLAAGQVIIELPAEIEGDTPNHPEA
- the rplS gene encoding 50S ribosomal protein L19, whose amino-acid sequence is MNLIQTLEKEQFDKLSAGKTIPEFGPGDTVIVNVKVVEGERSRVQAYEGVCIGRSGGGINESFTVRKISYGEGVERVFPLLSPMIDSIKVVRRGKVRRAKLYYLRNLRGKSARIVEKKQDRPAKVAAGAAE